A single region of the Streptomyces sp. AM 4-1-1 genome encodes:
- a CDS encoding isochorismatase family cysteine hydrolase gives MDISSAALVVIDMQNGFVNHHSRHVVPAVVDLVARWSAAGRPVVFTRYFNYPDSPYERFFQWRRLQEPPETDIVPELAEAACHAHAGVDKTGYTLFTPEAAELIRRTGWTDLVFCGIATESCVLKSAADAFEHGYAPWIVTDACASDAGPDVHDAGLLVARRLIGTGQLVDAEHVMGQLDTRVADPVLE, from the coding sequence ATGGACATCAGCAGTGCCGCACTGGTCGTGATCGACATGCAGAACGGCTTCGTCAACCACCACAGTCGCCACGTCGTGCCGGCAGTCGTCGACCTCGTCGCCAGATGGTCCGCAGCCGGGCGCCCTGTCGTCTTCACCCGGTACTTCAACTATCCCGACAGCCCCTACGAGCGCTTCTTCCAATGGCGTCGGCTCCAGGAACCACCCGAGACCGACATCGTTCCCGAGCTCGCCGAGGCGGCGTGCCACGCGCACGCAGGCGTCGACAAGACCGGATACACGCTCTTCACACCCGAGGCCGCAGAACTGATTCGCCGGACCGGCTGGACCGACCTCGTCTTCTGCGGAATCGCCACCGAGAGCTGTGTTTTGAAGTCCGCCGCAGACGCCTTCGAGCACGGATACGCGCCCTGGATCGTCACGGACGCCTGTGCCAGCGACGCCGGCCCGGACGTCCACGACGCCGGTCTGCTCGTCGCCCGGCGCCTGATCGGAACAGGCCAACTCGTGGACGCCGAGCATGTGATGGGCCAACTCGATACGCGTGTGGCCGACCCGGTGCTGGAATAG